The Dreissena polymorpha isolate Duluth1 chromosome 4, UMN_Dpol_1.0, whole genome shotgun sequence region ATAGTTTTAACGGATCaataattgtcttgtttctttttttcGTTCTGTAATATCGTTAAACTTCGTGACGGCAAACATTTACCTTCCGATTTGTGGGTCACAAGAGATGGGGTCAATCTACAAAATTCTGTTATTGATCTGCAAATtatgttgcatattatttgaaattatttgaataaggATTAAAAACGTCAGAACGTGTACTCCAAATTACATCATGCTTGTAATATTTTGCGTATGTAACAAAGTCGGTAAATATAATAACaccaacaacacaacaacatatTGTTCATTTCTGCTTAGATGAAAGTGAAGCGATCGTAAGAGTATAATGAAtagtaacaaacaaaaacaagaaaaacaaagaaataacTTTGACCTTAGCTTCCGAATAAAAAGCCGTTCAGGCTCGTTAATGATAACGTTTATTaaacaagagcataaataaacgtctagccaatcagaaataagtTGAACACcatttacttgctcgcaaaataccaagcaCCCTTTAgtacattttttttctgattttccgattgatataggatggtttgcaatatttcaccacttcttgttttatttctttgtacTTATTCGAATAAAACTTTACTTTTTCAAaagccttttagattttcattacgtccactgtttttttacattaaattaagCAGAAACTGTCCAATATCTTGCCAATATACTTTCAACGCCGTCGGCGCTCGCGTTACGATATATGGCTTTAAACTTCATGCACAATAAAAAAAGCAGACGGGCTTACTTATGCAAAAGAATGTTCTACTTTTGaattcaaaattttaaattttgaagtaAAGGCTGTTTTCGAAAATGTCGGCTAAATTCTATTTTAGTGGCCCGATCTAACAGTAATGAGTCCCGGCCGCTTATATCGGGTGAGCCTGTTGAGCTCGCACAGTTTGTTTGATTTAAATGCCGGAAGGGCGACGTTTCGCTAGGCCCGGCATCTAGAATTGTAATATTTCCGGTTGACAATGTACTGTCACACAATCGCGATGCGGGAGCTCTGACATCGCGTATATTAGTAGGAATAATAGCACTCGCCCTCGTGGTGTGTATTCGTGTAGAAGGACCAGCAACGGTTGCACCCATTCGTTTTGCAAGAAGGTTATAAATGTTGGGAGTGGGGCTTGTGCGATTGATTGGCGCAATAACCTGCGGTCTTGCGCGCAAGGCGAGCGGCTGTGTGTTCCCTGTAACGTTTTCAGAAGCAAACGGTGGTCTGTACTCTCCTTGTCCCTTCCTCGGCAACTCGTATCGAAGCTTGGACCAGAACAACCGGTCTTCAGGGTCAGGGCGAAGCACAGTTTTGCCTTCCAGTCGCGTCTTCCATGGCTCTTCCTTGAGCTTTTCAGCCAAGATTTCGTCTTTATTGTAGATTATATAAATAACCTTTGGTGCATGTTTTAGACTTTCCTCTTCATTACGATGATTCCTAAGGCGATCATTGGTTTCTTGTATGTTTTCCATGTCGAATTCGTTTTCATTCACCGGTATCTCTTGTAATGCTTCATTATGATCACGAGTTTTATTGCCATTATTTATAGTTTCCGCTTCAATAATACGGCGTTCACCATCATCGATTTCTTCCATACAGATGGAATTGTCAAAGATTGACTTCGACAGAAGGACCACCACTCTCTTTGACTTGCCCATCATTTTACTTATGTTATCAGTACAAGAACCGGGCTCCATGTACCGTTTTGGGTTAAACACGGAGTAGATAGGCTTCTTCTTATTGAGTTTGTGTATAAAGAGATGAATATAGCCCGTAATATCTGCATCGGTCTCGTCGAACACTAGATAAACGTCGATGTTTCTTTCTCTCGCTTTGTCAACTGCATATCTCTTGGAAATGTCGACTCTTAGTAATCGAAAGAGTAAAACCTTCGTCTCGTACGGACAGCGCACGGCAAATACGATTCCGATAACTAACACCGCCAACACCACCGCCAGAATGCTTGCGACCATGATTATTAGGTCGTTAGTGCATCCTAGGGCTTTCAAGGTCATCTCCATGACGACGACCTGTGAGCCAGTGGGCGCCTCGCAGCTGAGCGACGGGTCGGCGTTGGCCGTATCAATTTCCATCCATTGTTTAAGCCACATCGAGTCGCAGTCACACTCGAGAGGATTTCCGGATATGGAAACGGACTCAAATTTCTTTATTTCTCTGGGGACACTTTTCAGTTTGTTGTTTCTCAGGTCAACCTTTTTGGCTGTGACGAGTTGTTTTAAGATTTCCGGTTCCAGAATACTAATACGGTTGTTCCTTAGAGAAATATTATACACACGTTCAAGGTAGGAGACATTGGACAATGTTTGGATGAAATTGTCATCAAGAAACAGTTCTATTTTGGACGCGTTGTTTGTCGGGATTTGTGGTAGCTCTATGAGACCCGCTCCGGTACAGTTAACAAAGTAAGTATCGTTGTGCGGCCTGTCCTCGCACAAGCATCCCGTCGGACATCCGTCGCTACCGTTTTTTCTGCACACTAGGCGATCGAGAGGCAGATCGTGCAGCCAGTCCCAGCCGCCATATTCCGATGGAGAGCTGCAGCGATACCGGTACTTCTCCACGTCCTTGTACCGCAGAAAGGTACCGCGCAAAATGTTGGCCATGTCGAATGACTTGCAGTCACAGTGGAAGGGGTTGTTGGAAACATTCATATAGAACGTCAAGAACGTTGCATATATTGAAAAATCCGAGGTTGTCGTGTTGGGCCTGTACTGTAGGACAGTTTCAGAATGTATCGTCTGAATTTCGTTGTATTGAAGCTCGACCATTACCTCAAACGGATATTTGAGGTTGTATGTCCAGTTCATGAAGTTGGTCAAAGTTCGTATACGGTTATGCTCAAGGTAGAATTTTCGATCAACATCGCGGTTGTTGGACGAGTAGGTTTCGTACATCCATGGGTCCAAATATGTCAACGCGTTGTGCTCCAAATGAAAAGCGATCAGCTCCTGGTTGATCTGACCGACGATACCCGGCTCCACGTaactgatgttgttgttgttgaagtgcACCTCTTTTAACGTCAGCAAGCTCAACAGACCGGCGAGCAGCTCCTTGAGCCGGTTGTGCGAGACGTCTAACGTTTCCAACTTCCGGAGAGCAACGAATGTCTCGTTACTCAATTCCGAGATCGCGTTCCTTGCGAGTCTCAAAACTCGAAGATTGAAGAGGTGCACAAAACTGCTCGGATCTACGCGTTTAATTGTGTTATTTGCCAGATTAAGTTCTAGCACCGCGGAAGTGTTGGTGTTTTGTGGAGTGAAGGTAGCGTTGTCAATATATTCTGAGGTAAATTTTCCATTTGAAAGATCCAGCAATCCTTTGTCGTCTGGCTGCCAGTAGAAAACGTTGGCATCACCGAGAACGCAAAGCAACAGGAGCAGACACAGGCATATCAATCGTGGGAGGGATATACACGCCATTGAATAACTGGAATACAAAAGAACATACGTTAACAACAAACACTCGTATAACGATTTTCAAAAAGCCTAAAAAATGAAAATACGATAATTTCTTTACAGCCTCTTTTGTTAtactaattataaaacaaaaataagcaCACAGCaaaacaactgctactactacttcctctACTACAACTagtgctgctactgttactactatTGATACTTTTTGTACTACTACtttc contains the following coding sequences:
- the LOC127877441 gene encoding protein toll-like translates to MACISLPRLICLCLLLLLCVLGDANVFYWQPDDKGLLDLSNGKFTSEYIDNATFTPQNTNTSAVLELNLANNTIKRVDPSSFVHLFNLRVLRLARNAISELSNETFVALRKLETLDVSHNRLKELLAGLLSLLTLKEVHFNNNNISYVEPGIVGQINQELIAFHLEHNALTYLDPWMYETYSSNNRDVDRKFYLEHNRIRTLTNFMNWTYNLKYPFEVMVELQYNEIQTIHSETVLQYRPNTTTSDFSIYATFLTFYMNVSNNPFHCDCKSFDMANILRGTFLRYKDVEKYRYRCSSPSEYGGWDWLHDLPLDRLVCRKNGSDGCPTGCLCEDRPHNDTYFVNCTGAGLIELPQIPTNNASKIELFLDDNFIQTLSNVSYLERVYNISLRNNRISILEPEILKQLVTAKKVDLRNNKLKSVPREIKKFESVSISGNPLECDCDSMWLKQWMEIDTANADPSLSCEAPTGSQVVVMEMTLKALGCTNDLIIMVASILAVVLAVLVIGIVFAVRCPYETKVLLFRLLRVDISKRYAVDKARERNIDVYLVFDETDADITGYIHLFIHKLNKKKPIYSVFNPKRYMEPGSCTDNISKMMGKSKRVVVLLSKSIFDNSICMEEIDDGERRIIEAETINNGNKTRDHNEALQEIPVNENEFDMENIQETNDRLRNHRNEEESLKHAPKVIYIIYNKDEILAEKLKEEPWKTRLEGKTVLRPDPEDRLFWSKLRYELPRKGQGEYRPPFASENVTGNTQPLALRARPQVIAPINRTSPTPNIYNLLAKRMGATVAGPSTRIHTTRASAIIPTNIRDVRAPASRLCDSTLSTGNITILDAGPSETSPFRHLNQTNCASSTGSPDISGRDSLLLDRATKIEFSRHFRKQPLLQNLKF